The Malus domestica chromosome 17, GDT2T_hap1 genome contains the following window.
CCCGGGTTCTTGagcttcttttgttttctatagAGGGATTTGGAAACTTTCGATGTCAAATCCACCGCAGCCTCCCATTGGATACTCTGTCAGTATCACTCCCTCACGCCCACACATACCATCTCCTGACCCTGAGAAAATTTCTATTCCTCCACCACCTTTAATTACTCCTAGATTCCCTCCACCAAAGTTTCAACACGATCAAACTCCTCCTCCTTTGATCAAAACCCCAAATGTACCATCACCAGCTAATGGGTTGAAAACTGGCAGCCCTATTCCTCACTTGAGTACACCCCCTGGACCTCCTGTTTTTACTTCCCCTGTGCGGCCTGCTGCTGTGCCTTTTCGTGCTTCACCTGCAACTCCTCAGCCAGTTGCTTTCTCCCCGGGTACATCTTTGTCAACATGTTCGCCTCCCAATTTTTCGAATGGCTCACAGCACCAACTTTCTAATGATACAGAGGATGATGCTGTGCCTGTTGGAGAATCACCATATGTCCTATTCTCAGCGCATAAGGTATCTATCTTGCTCTCTTGGTTTTCAACCATTACGGTTTTACTATCTGTTTGTCAGTATATATGTAAACTTTGGGTtgatttttaaacttttttagaACTTATAAGCTGCCTCTAGATTTCTCTAACCACACACTTTAAGTAAGGACATGTTAGATTTCTTTTTTTGTGGAAACATACATATATCTAGATATCCTTGAGCTCAGTATGCAATCATTTATGCTTGAAAGAATGTATCTTTCCCTAGATGGTTAAAACTTTCACTGAACCTCTCGCCTATGCATGTTATTATATAGGTgttgaaacaaaagaaacaagcaaatGTACCCAGTTTGGGTTTTGGGGCCTTGGTTTCACCTGGAAGGGAAATTTCTCCAGGTCCCCAGATAATACAACGTGATCCTCATCGCTGCCACAGTTGTGGAGCTTATGCCAATATTTATTGCAACATCTTATTGGGCTCAGGTCAGTGGCAATGTGTAATTTGCCGAGAACTGAATGGAAGCGAGGGCGAATACAGAGCTCCCAGCAAGGAAGATCTTTGTAATTTTCCAGAGTTGTCATCTCCTATGGTTGATTATGTTCAAACTGGGAACAATAGACCCGGTTTTGTTCCCGTTTCTGACTCAAGAATGTCTGCACCTATAGTTCTTGTCATAGATGAGTGTTTAGACGAACCACATCTGTGGGACTTACAGAGCTCCTTGCATGCATTTGTTGATTCACTTCCCCCGACAATGAGAATTGGAATAATACTGTATGGTCGCACAGTATCAGTTTATGATTTTTCAGAGGAATCAATTGCATCTGCTGATGTGCTTCCAGGAGATAAATCACCAAGTCAGGACGCCTTGAAGGCTTTGATATATGGAAGTGGTTTATACTTGTCTCCAATGCATGCATCATTACCAGTAGCACATGCCATATTCTCATCCTTGAGGCCATACAAACTGAAAATTTCAGAAACTTCTAGAGATCGGTGCCTGGGTACGGCAGTTGAGGTTGCACTTGCTATAGTTCAAGGGCCATCAGGAGAAATGTCTCGCGGGGTAATTAAAAGGTCTGGGGGTAATAGCAGAATCATTGTTTGTGCTGGTGGGCCTAATACATACGGTCCTGGATCTGTTCCTCATTCTTTCAGTCACCCAAATTATCCTCATATGGAAAAGACTGCATTGAAATGGATGGAGCATCTGGGTCAAGAGGCACACCGACAAAATACAGTGGTCGACATTTTATGTGCTGGGCAATGCCCTGTAAGAGTTCCTGTTTTGCAGCCTCTTGCAAAAGCTTCTGGAGGCATTTTTGTTCTCCATGACGACTTTGGGGAAGCCTTTGGTGTGAACTTACAAAGGGCATCTACCAGGGCTGCAGGCTCCCGTGGGTTCTTGGCAATACGCTGTTCCGATGACATTCTCATAACTCAAGTTGTGGGTCCTGGTGAAGAGGCACATATTGACACTCATGAAACCTTCAAAAACGACACTTCCCTTTATATACAAATGCTTAGTGTTGAGGAGACACAGAGCTTCTCACTCTCCTTGGAAAATAAGAGGGACATTAGGACTGAGTATGTGTATTTCCAGTTTACAATTCAGTACTTAAATGTGTATCAAGCTGATATATCAAGAGTAATTACTGTTAGATTGCCAACAGTTGATAGTGTTTCAGCATATCTTACAAGTGTTCAAGATGAAGTAGCAGCAGTTCTTATTGCAAAACGGACTCTCTTGCGAGCTAAAAACTATTCTGATGCAATTGATATGCGAGCAACAATAGATGAAAGAATTAAAGACATTGCTCTGAAATTTGGGTCTCAAGTACCAAAGTCAAAGTTTTATCGGTTTCCAAAGGAGATCTCTTTATTGCCAGAGCTCCTGTTTCAGCTAAGAAGGGGCCCACTGTTGGGAAGCATTGTTGGCCATGAAGATGAGAGGTCTGTGTTACGAAACTTGTTTCTGAATGCATCCTTTGATCTCTCACTTCGAATGGTAGCACCTCGCTGTTTAATGCATCGGGAAGGGGGAACATTTGAGGAACTACCAGCTTATGACCTTGCTATGCAGTCAGATGCAGCAGTTGTTCTTGACCATGGTACAGATGTCTTCATTTGGTTGGTATGTGCTTTGGTTCAtacagttttcaatttttatttatttattctaaaTGTTGCATGCCATCTATCTGCCCAGAagggccataactttgtcatttctgaCATTGATTGGACTTAAATTGAAAAGCATTAAAGTCTTGCTATTAATGCCCCCAAAAGAAATCGGAAATACTATTCCTGCCTCTGATATATGAAGTTTTATATGTGTAAGTGCATGGAGTCACTTGAAGTGACCGTTGTAGTATCACTATTCATATTTCTGGAATTTTCTCTCGTTAGAAAATCTTGATGTGTAAGATGATACGGAGGCTAGGATACCTTTTAAGGTACAGAATTTTACTTGGTTTCTTCCCCCTGGAAAAGATAGTACTTGTGATATGCTCTAGGGAAGAGAACCTATGCATGTTTATCTCTAGTTCTCTACATTGTCAATCTTTATGTAAGGGTAATGATGATAATATCCATCATATTTTCTTTGCATTGCTCTTTCACCGAGTTATTGCAATGGTTAAAAGTGATGGGGGTTTGGTCTAGAAACTACCACTTGTTTTTGGTCAAGGATTTTTTGGGAGAGCTGATAAGATGATTACCCTTGTGGTGATCTGTAATAGAGAGAAATAACAGAATCTTCCAAGAttagaggagattagagggagGAAGTGTCACCCTTCAAACCTGTTTCCCCACCTcccttttattaaaaaaattaattaaaagtttgcCCTCATATAAAATCACTTGAAGGGGCGATTTAAACTAAAAACCTCAATATCAATGGTGATGATGTGTATGATTGTAAGATTCCATGATTTTGTAACGGTTATCCATAGTGGTGAAGCGGTTATTGTGATGATTCTAGCAGATTTCATCAGTTGATGAAGTGGATGATACTCTATAGAAGGATGCTTTGAAGAGTAATATGGTGATTTATCACATGTTGATAATGGTGTGACTATTGTGACAACCTTAAAATTCATTTGCCTGGGCTTAAGCATGGGTTAATGCCTATAGAAATCTAGGGAAAGTCCAGATCTTTCAAGCATTTTTTACATTAGTTTTAGAGTTAGGCTTAGCAGATTAAGGTGGATGGAAATGATAATATAGGAGGAATACGAAGGGGGTGAGTTGAGTGAATTAGGATctctcagaaacaaaactgaCGGGGGTGAGTATTGGGGGTGGTGGTAACAGTTTCGACATCATTATAAACATCAACACCAAAGAATTTTAGGGATGTTCCTCATTTCTATTAATTCTTTATTGGGTGGGAGTTAGATTTTGAAGTTCCATAGCAAATCCTATCGCACAAAAGTAATTTGTAATCCTTGCTTAAAATTAAAAGGAAGAAATAATAACTATTTAAAATAGATGTATAGGCTGGTTGTGCCGAGCGCTCTTGAGCAGTCTACAAATTCATATGATAACATCCACAAGCAGGTAACGGAGTATTACTTAGAGCAGTCTTTGGTCTTAAACTCAAAAGTTTGTTTTCTCTTTGTTGCTCAAGTCTTTCTCTGTTCAGAAATATCATagatttttttcatatattattGTTTCCATATCTTTTAGTTGAACAGCTTCCTTTTGAATGGTGTATTCAGGGTGCTGAACTCGCTGCTGATGAAGGAAAAAGTGCAGCTGCTTTAGCAGCTTGCAGAACATTAGCTGAAGAGCTCACTGAACTGCGGTTTCCAGCTCCTCGGATCCTGTCGTTCAAGGTTATTTCTTTGTATATTCTTTCTTATTTCTTTGTATATTCTTGCTCTTTGTAATCTCTAGAAATGAAGCTGAACCTAATGGTCTGGTTGTTAAACAGGAAGGAAGTTCTCAGGCTCGATATTTTGTATCGCGGCTCATACCTGCACACAAGGATCCTCCTTATGAGCAGGTGAGAGTGAAGACGATAAACAGTGGCGAATGTGGCTAATTGTCTTTGTAATCTAAACGGTTTCCTATTTACATTGGTTTTACTTTGGTGCGAATGACGTATTGAACTGTTGCATGTACTGCAGGAGGCAAGATTCCCACAGCTACGAACTTTGACAACAGAAAAGCGGACAAAGCTGAAAAGCAGTTTTATTAGTTTTGACGAGCCTAGTTTCTGCGAGTGGGTACGAAGCTTGAAAGTGGTGCCTCCGGAACCAAGCTAGAGGATGTTTGCTTTCTTAAACAAACTTGTTGGCTAATGTCGCTTCAAAAAGGCAGAGGAAATTGTGTCAAAAGggattcttcttttctttcttttctcgcTGTTAACGGGAAATTAtagttatttttcttgtttttggtcAACAGAGGAAATTGCAGTTAAAGACATGAGCTCCCATCCCATTCCATCCGATGATCAATATCATTCTCTTCCTCTAGGCTATAGTTGCTGCTTTTGTTTTAACTGGGACGATAATGTTGCTTTATTATGCCTATATATTATAATGAGGCAAACAAGAGGTTCACGAAAGAAAGAACAAGGGTTAAATTGAAATTAGAATTTTCAGATTTAGTCTCAATTCCTTCCTGGAAAATACTAGACTATCGTAAAGAAAGCAAGCTCAAGCTTTTGATCAACCAAAAAAATCTCCCTATTCAAAGCAAACATCAAACATATAAACATTCTCGTGTTGTTCGTTAAAGTCGTGGTGAGTCACCAAAACATACCACACATGTGCCGATTTCTTCACACCTAAAGTTAAAGACCATCTCACACTTCTCGCGGTtccaaattgaagaagatcaagcctcgataaTTTTTGACCAAATCACATTCCGGTCCAAAATCAAGTGTTCGTCACCTTTAGTTCAATCTTGACATTGAACTCTAGGGAgtatcaatacaaatattattttgtacgtgtatttttgttttatagGTTACAAATACTAATGCGTTTATTGTCCAATTTTCTGTCTATTTCTTAATGAAGCAATCACATGACTTAGTAAAAAGTAACGTATTGAGACGTAAAGATGAGTTCGACATAACTTCTAATATCCCTCCACGAGAGGGTTATTTGATTACTTCgtcaagaaaataaacaaaagagtGTAAGACTATATGTTGTCCATGAATTGCAACAGTtgataaattacaaaattaaaagaattCAAATATAAAGAGTAAAGCCACAGATAAACCCTTTGTTTCCATTCTCAAGGTCATTTCCTGTTATTTTTTGGGGGTAATTATACAGTTACGCTCACCTTATCCAATTGGTTTCAGACTCGAGAGCAAGCCAACCTCTGGATCCTGGGCTTTTGTAAATAACAGACAAACCGTTTGAATCCCTCCTTGAACTCGCAACCTCAAGGAATAATGGCGGTGGCGCCTCTTCCTCTGGTGAAACATCATCAGCTGTCACCTCTGTGCTCCAAGTTTTCCCACCCCCTCAACCTTAAAAACCGGCAGCTGGGTTCCTCCTTTTTCGGCGGAAGAACCTTCCAAATGCCCGAAACATCGAGAATGGTGTgccgaagaagacgaagaatgCAAGCAGTGGCTTCGTTGGGAGGTTTATTAGGTGGGATTTTCAAAGGAAGCGACACTGGTGAGTCCACCAGGCAGCAGTATGCTCCCACCGTGTCTGTCATCAATGGCTTGGAAGCTCAGATGTCTGCGCTCTCCGATTCGGAGCTGAGGGAGAAGACGCGCCTCTTTCAAGAACGCGCCAAGCAGGGAGAATCTTTGGATTCCCTTTTACCTGTCAGTATTATTTTCTTCCttaaattctaactttttgGTTTTCTCTAACGTAGGAATTAAAACATGGGTTTTGTATTCTGGATTGTGCTTGTTGCTCAGGCCGAGGATGCTACTCAGTTCTTCGTCTCCATTTTATAGTTTCTGTTGTATATTTTCTTTGCTTATATTTATAACCAAAGAAGCATTCCCATTCCAGGAAGCATTTGCCGTCGTAAGGGAGGCTTCGAAGAGGGTTTTAGGCCTTCGTCCCTTTGATGTCCAACTCATAGGTAGTTATCCTCCACTCCCTCACATACTATCCATCTGAATCTTGCTCAAATCGTCctgtcaaaataaataaatgaacatTTAATTTGGCCTCTGGTACAGATGCATGACATTTCATTTGTTATACTATTGTTCTGTTGGTATTGGTTGAGATACTCAAATGAAACAACACTTCTGCTTAGATCACCCATTGTCTGAACAGAAGGACGCCTTTGTTCACTTCTGCTGGGTGCTTAAATATGCATGTTATGCCTTTACTTACCGGATGTTACTTTTTGATCATTTAGGTGGCATGGTTCTTCATAAGGGGGAAATAGCTGAAATGAGAACTGGAGAAGGAAAAACCCTTGTTGCTATCTTACCAGCATATTTAAATGCATTAATTGGAAAAGGAGTTCATGTTGTTACTGTCAACGATTATCTGGCACGGCGGGATTGTGAGTGGGTTGGCCAGGTTCCTCGTTTCCTTGGATTGAAGGTTGGCCTAATCCAACGTATGTCTCCTTCTTATCGCTTCCTTCAATCTCCATTTCTATTGGTTTGTATTTTGGATCAAGACTAACTCCTAGGAACTCGGGAGATTGGTAGATTGAGTGCTTCTGCTTCTGCAAGTACTAAGTGCTTCATGCCTCACTTTTCCTACAATTTGAAAGTCTATTTACTACCAGTCGTCATTTTAATGTTGTGGcacttaaaattaaaattagataATGGAAAAtctttttagagtttagttcaTGGCCATTTATTGTTTATTTGCAAGTCTACTGATATGTTTATTAGTGAGGATGTTAATTTAAAGTGTTGCTGGATATTTTTTTCTACATATTGCTTGCTTGCTAATTGAGATTGGACAGTTACGGACTTACCTAACAACTGGATGTTTCCTTGAGCAGAGAATATGACAAGTGAGCAACGAAGGGAGAATTACTTATGCGACATCACATATGTTACCAACAGTGAGCTTGGTTTTGATTACTTGAGAGATAATCTGGCCACGGAAAGTAATTCTTGCCTTATTTTCtatttccatattattttatttagctgagtacattttccatccattcaagAGATTGTTTAACTATATTATTCGaactgaatgtacttcttggcATGTGCAGAGTGTTGAGGAGCTTGTCTTGAGGAATTTCAATTACTGTGTAATTGACGAGGTTGATTCCATCCTTATTGATGAAGCAAGGACACCTCTCATTATATCTGGACCTGCAGAAAAACCTAGCGATCGGTATTATAAAGCTGCAAAGATAGCTGCAGTATTTGAGCGTGAAATACATTACACTGTAAGACTGCTGTGTATTTTAATGCAGAAGTTTCTCTATCTGGAGGATTTAATAAATTCCAGGAGCCATGAATGATGAATTAGATCTTGTAGTATTCTTACTGAGGTTTTTGTTGCAGGTGGATGAAAAGATGAAAACAGTTCTGCTCACAGAACAGGGTTATGAAGATTCGGAAGAGATTCTGGGTGTAAAAGATCTATATGATCCCCGAGAACAGTGGGCATCTTATGTTCTGAATGCAATAAAAGCGAAAGAACTCTTTCTTAGAGATGTAAACTATATCATCCGTGGAAAAGAGGTTCTTATTGTTGATGAGTTTACAGGTCGAGTTATGCAGGTGATTATATTTGTCAATAGTTATATAATTTACCAGTGTGTTAGTTCTTGGATTAGTTAAAGGCCTTATTGTTTGTGTTGTGCAGTGTAGTTTGTTTTCTCATGTATTTTGTGGTCATGGAATGATTAGGTACCTAGGTGGTGTCATACATTTACTAATGCAATAGTTTgtaatatatatgttaaatcAATCCCATCGAACACAACATTTTCATGTAGAGTTATCTCACAAACCATGCAATATTAACTATCTTGCGGTGATGCCATAGCCTATAACCGATTGATTTCCAATCTTGTGTGAGAAATGTAGTCATGTTGGTAATCTGTTGAAAGTGTTCTCCTATCTCAGAATTAGATATATGAGAAATATGGGTGCAAAAGTCAGGGTTATATTTCTTAATCTCTCAAGGTACAGGTTATAGTGGCTTATTATTTGTCATTTAGGGGAGGCGCTGGAGTGATGGACTTCACCAAGCAGTTGAAGCAAAAGAAGGTCTGCCCATTCAAAATGAAACTGTGACACTGGCTTCAATTAGctaccaaaatttctttctccaGGTTGGAGCATTCTATCTCTCATCTCAATATCTGTCATATTTATGGGAATTTATCTTCTtaaacttatttatttatttaactaTTACAGTTCCCAAAACTTTGTGGGATGACTGGCACTGCAGCAACTGAAAGCACAGAATTTGAAAGTATATACAAGCTTAAAGTTACAATTGTTCCAACAAACAAGCCTATGATTAGAAAGGTATTTTATACTATTTTATCTTGCCATTATAAAATACTAGTAAACTATACAAATTGTACTGCTAATAATTACTCTTATTTCTATCTTTTATAGATACTTTTATAAGTGGTTCAGTAAATAGATTTGGATGCCCTGTATACAAAATATAGGTAGTTTGCACAAGACTGTGATGGTTTTATTTTACTATAATTAGTACAATCAAGTTTCTTA
Protein-coding sequences here:
- the LOC103405970 gene encoding protein transport protein SEC23 A, translated to MSNPPQPPIGYSVSITPSRPHIPSPDPEKISIPPPPLITPRFPPPKFQHDQTPPPLIKTPNVPSPANGLKTGSPIPHLSTPPGPPVFTSPVRPAAVPFRASPATPQPVAFSPGTSLSTCSPPNFSNGSQHQLSNDTEDDAVPVGESPYVLFSAHKVLKQKKQANVPSLGFGALVSPGREISPGPQIIQRDPHRCHSCGAYANIYCNILLGSGQWQCVICRELNGSEGEYRAPSKEDLCNFPELSSPMVDYVQTGNNRPGFVPVSDSRMSAPIVLVIDECLDEPHLWDLQSSLHAFVDSLPPTMRIGIILYGRTVSVYDFSEESIASADVLPGDKSPSQDALKALIYGSGLYLSPMHASLPVAHAIFSSLRPYKLKISETSRDRCLGTAVEVALAIVQGPSGEMSRGVIKRSGGNSRIIVCAGGPNTYGPGSVPHSFSHPNYPHMEKTALKWMEHLGQEAHRQNTVVDILCAGQCPVRVPVLQPLAKASGGIFVLHDDFGEAFGVNLQRASTRAAGSRGFLAIRCSDDILITQVVGPGEEAHIDTHETFKNDTSLYIQMLSVEETQSFSLSLENKRDIRTEYVYFQFTIQYLNVYQADISRVITVRLPTVDSVSAYLTSVQDEVAAVLIAKRTLLRAKNYSDAIDMRATIDERIKDIALKFGSQVPKSKFYRFPKEISLLPELLFQLRRGPLLGSIVGHEDERSVLRNLFLNASFDLSLRMVAPRCLMHREGGTFEELPAYDLAMQSDAAVVLDHGTDVFIWLGAELAADEGKSAAALAACRTLAEELTELRFPAPRILSFKEGSSQARYFVSRLIPAHKDPPYEQEARFPQLRTLTTEKRTKLKSSFISFDEPSFCEWVRSLKVVPPEPS